Within Plasmodium vinckei vinckei genome assembly, chromosome: PVVCY_12, the genomic segment TATAGTATAAGGCTAATTTGGCAACACGCCATAACGTCAttactataaaaaaagagagcaatttaatatatacttttttaagttttataaaaaaccgtaaaaaataataaataaaaattacataatgaataatatatgtaaaattataaatacattggatagaaaaaataaaaatatgtaaagcAAGCCAATAAATAGAATTATAAAGGCccctatttttttatgtaggctataataaattaaataaaattatatagttGCATTAAGGTATATTCCAAATGTTTCAGGATTTTactgcatatatataaaaaaattgtaaactCATCAAACAAGTATGAGATATctacataaattataagataaaaaataaaatggaataaactaattaataaaatgtaaacttaaaaaaaatatatatatttacacctttaaaataattttgaatatattattaatttatatatgtttttctccttaatgatataatttaaacaaCGTAACACAGTATGTTCAtttgaagaaataaaaaggaaagaaattgataaaccaaaaaaatgtatattccTATCTagctattatttttaattgttaaaaaaaaaggagagaaaaaaaatatagcatTGCACAcagattttttttaaataataaaattgatggagtggtaaataatttattatataataatatgcaattataataaaatgcttATATATCTTGTTTTATcgttaaatatattagtatgtctatgtatattaaatacaaaatatgaaatCCAATTAGATTATAGTATGCCTAGTGAATTACTTAACATACctaacaataaaaaatatacaaacatAACAATTGGCAATGACTCTTTTATATGCTTACTGACTAAAGCAAACAATGATAATACTGAAAATATATgcgatttaaataattatttttttaatgatttTAAATCGAATGATATTGACAATTATGTACAAAacaaactaaaaaaaaattatctttTGGAATATGCAAATAATAGATTAAATTATGTAACTTATCCAAACTATCAAAATGAAGTATCGATAGATTCAACACTGGACCCTACAACCGATCTCTCAAATAATGGAAGTGatattgaaaatgaaaaaaataagagaGACTCAAATGTGAAACCGGACAATATCACCAATAAGAAGACTGAAACTAATGGATATAAAAGTATTAACAATAAtttgacaaaaaaaaatacacaaaatGAAGATAATGATTTATCcagtttttattataaaaaaaagtatcaACGTAATGGAATAAGCATATgtgatatattaaaatgcaGATTCGAAAAATTATAcgattatattttttataaacgtaaaataaatgtatatcACAAGAATCGAACATATGaaagtataaataataatatagcagttaaaaatcatataataaagggAAAAATGTtatctataaataatttgtgTATCGAAGTATTTTCATAccatcaaaatatattaaaattatgtataaataaatatataatttttatggcaaataataatttaaataaatatgatcaACATAAATCTACATCACcctatttaaataataatgatctATTATTTAGTAATAATACCGTTGTACAATATTACACCGATGGGGAATACATGTTTGaggtattatatttatgtggtgataataatttaaaagttAATGGGTTTTCTAAAttagataaaatatattacccattaatatttagaatatatatacacactAATACAAATTTGTCAAAACTttataatatcattttaaaaaaattagataatgaaatttatttttttaaaacatttaatCAATATACTTATAGCaatttgtattataaaacattaaaagataaattaaataaaattataaattcaaaatatccaaatataaaacatatatatcgTATAACTTTGAGTGCATATATGTTTTGTAATTATacagataaaataaatcctcctaatcattttttattacgaaatataatgaataaatgctatacttttgtaaaaaatgatgattaTGTATATGAAGTATGTTTACCTAATAGtgttattaaatataaaaaaacagaaTATGGAGATATAGAATATCCTATAATCCCTTTAGGTCTTTCTTCTGTTTCAACAAATGAAGGTATTccattttatgaaaaagcatatgatatttttccagtactaaaaacaaattataatttaagcaaagaaaattattattatataaaaatggaagaaATGAATCAAAGTTATAGAAATTATATCAAATCAAagatgcaaaaaaaatcgaaaaataaaaaaaattctaaaaatcttgaaaatataacacATAGTTCATcacaaaaattaaatgatcCATTTTTGTCTACCCCattgaataataaatcaGCCAATTTAATATCACATACTTCATTTTACgacttctttttttataaattattttcaaataattattattcagCATTAAATAATGCACATTATATTAGTACATATATGGTAGATAAACCATATGAAACACTCAAAACAGATactgaatatttttataaagtaTTAGCTATAGATTTAAAAGGAGGCAAATGTAAAACATCACTAgatgaaatatatgatcACATAACTAcgatttattttgtttgttcATTACactataataatgaatcaTACACAAAAGTTGTTGAAATTTATACAACAACAGAATGCCATTATTATGTGCATATAGCATCCCCTTATTTTTGTGCTCACCCTACATTACACACAGCAATAAAAGCACAAAAACATGC encodes:
- a CDS encoding cg1 protein, putative, with product MLIYLVLSLNILVCLCILNTKYEIQLDYSMPSELLNIPNNKKYTNITIGNDSFICLLTKANNDNTENICDLNNYFFNDFKSNDIDNYVQNKLKKNYLLEYANNRLNYVTYPNYQNEVSIDSTLDPTTDLSNNGSDIENEKNKRDSNVKPDNITNKKTETNGYKSINNNLTKKNTQNEDNDLSSFYYKKKYQRNGISICDILKCRFEKLYDYIFYKRKINVYHKNRTYESINNNIAVKNHIIKGKMLSINNLCIEVFSYHQNILKLCINKYIIFMANNNLNKYDQHKSTSPYLNNNDLLFSNNTVVQYYTDGEYMFEVLYLCGDNNLKVNGFSKLDKIYYPLIFRIYIHTNTNLSKLYNIILKKLDNEIYFFKTFNQYTYSNLYYKTLKDKLNKIINSKYPNIKHIYRITLSAYMFCNYTDKINPPNHFLLRNIMNKCYTFVKNDDYVYEVCLPNSVIKYKKTEYGDIEYPIIPLGLSSVSTNEGIPFYEKAYDIFPVLKTNYNLSKENYYYIKMEEMNQSYRNYIKSKMQKKSKNKKNSKNLENITHSSSQKLNDPFLSTPLNNKSANLISHTSFYDFFFYKLFSNNYYSALNNAHYISTYMVDKPYETLKTDTEYFYKVLAIDLKGGKCKTSLDEIYDHITTIYFVCSLHYNNESYTKVVEIYTTTECHYYVHIASPYFCAHPTLHTAIKAQKHAIKCFKNSNAASSRTPNNNYLYNNNNKHYKNTKSQHKDINYEKTISNNLKKNSNTYQDSLSNYNYVTNGNNNYSYSGYNNFGFLEALPKDKQIEFGKNYDFGLGNYIRNRVYKSTPIFHIGNIVKHIYWNYHAVIISWDYVCYAPNDWKKKLFSEYPTAYQNSVHYLILVSTNKEQVEHNSIETNNLLNEKKNNSRDHNSNIQSGEKENVDLKSYQQNDEQLYFAYVPESSLVYSDQKIYNKYLHHFFERYNDFFHFYIPKKNHILWKLFPYDFFSFI